The genomic DNA CTACAAGGGCTACGAACTTGATATTTGATGCGCCACGTTTCTTCAGAGTTTCAATCGCCATAACTGCTGAACCACCGGTTGCTAACATTGGATCAACCACAAAGATATGACGGTGGTCAATATCTTCTGGCAACTTCACTAGGTACTCAACTGGTTGCAGTGTTTCTTCGTTACGGTACATACCAATGTGACCAACCTTAGCTGCTGGAACCAGGCTCAACAAGCCATCCACCATACCAATACCTGCACGCAAGATTGGAACGATGGCCAATTTTTTACCAGCCAGTTGCTTCTGAACGGTGGTAGTGATTGGTGTTTCAATCTCTACGTCCTCAAGTGGCAAATCACGCAAGACTTCATATCCCATCAACATTGCGATTTCATTGACAAGTTCACGAAAATCCTTGGTCGATGTATTTTTACGACGTAGGATAGATAGCTTGTGTTGAATAAGTGGATGTGAAATAACTTGAAATTTCCCCATGATGATGTAACCTCTCTTTTTTGTTTTCTTTATTTTACCAAAAAATTTCCAAAAATGCTTGCCAAAAATGGCAAGCAAAACTTATTTTTTGTAAACCCTTGCTTCGTACGGCCTGAGCAAGTTTGAGTGATTGGATAACTCCTGATAATTGCTCATGAAGAGCTCTCCATTGCCAGTCAAATCGGCTGAGTGGGGCTGGTCTTGGGCTGTGAAATTGACAATTACAACGAACGCATCCGCTTCATCATACTTACGGTAAGCTAAAACAGATGGGTTGCCTGTTGGAAGGTTCTGGTAAAGCCCCTGAGATAAACAAGAATAGGTCTTACGTAGCTGAATGAGTCGCTGGTAAGTATAGAAGATGGATTCCTTATTTTCTAGTGCTGTCTGAACATTGACTGCTTCATAGCTCGGATTCAAGTTCAGCCAAGGACTACCCGTTGTGAAGCCTGCATGTTTTTCACCATCCCACTGCATGGGCCTGCGTGCATTGTCACGACCCTTAGCGTTGATGGAAACTAGCACTTCATCTTTACTGTATCCTGCTTCCAAGCGTTCCGCATACATGTTGCGAGTTTCAATATCATCAGCCTCTTTAATATCCTGTATCGGTGTATTGATCATACCGATTTCTTCACCTTGGTAAATATAAGGTGTACCTGACATGAAATGAAGATAAATAGCTAGCATCTTACCACTCAACTCACGAAATTCTGGCCTATCATCACCGAAACGAGAAATGGCACGAGGAAGGTCATGGTTGTTCCAAAATAAGGAGTTCCACCCCTTGCCTACCAGTTCTGTCTGCCATTTGGAGAGAACTTGGTGCAAGCGTGCCGGTTCAAGCGGTGCCAAGTCCCATTTTTCCTTTCCTTCCTCTTGATCAAGACAGACATGTTCAAACTGGAAAATCATGGAGAGCTCATTTCTATCTGGATGTGAATAAAGCTGGGCTTTCTCAGGATTGGCACTCCAAGTTTCTCCAACTGTTACAAGATCGTAGGCTCCGAATGTGTTTTCATTTAATTCCTGAATCAGAAAATGAAGAGTTGGTCCATCGGCGGTAATTAACTTTTCTGGCTCTTTTCCTATCAAATCAATCATGTCTAACCGAAACCCACCTACACCTTTTTCAATCCAAAAGTTAATCATATTCCATATCTCTTGTTTTAGGGAAGGATTTTTCCAGTTAAGGTCTGGCTGCTTGACAGAGAACTGGTGTAGATAGTATTTGTCTAAATGGGGAACGTACTCCCATGCTGACCCTGAAAAGGTTGATTTGAGTGAGTTGGGTTCTTTGGCCCAAACATAATAATCATGATAGGGATTCTCCTCCCCCTTAAGCGCCTCTTGAAACCAAACGTGTTCATCCGAAGTATGGTTGAGAACCAAGTCCATGACAATCTTGATGTTTCGCTTACGCCCTTCGGCAATCAATTGATCCATATCTTCCATTGTACCGAACTCGGGGGCAATGACCTGATAATCACTAATATCATAGCCATTATCATCCATGGGAGATTGATAAACCGGACTGAGCCAGATAGCATCAATGCCCAACTCACTTAAATAATCGAGGCGACTGATAATTCCTCTAATGTCCCCAATACCATCTCCATTGGAATCTTGAAAACTACGCGGATAAATTTGATAAATAACGGATTTCTTCCACCAGTCTGTTTTTTCTACCATAATGACTGTCCTTTCTTTGTATCTGCTTAGGCAAGAAAAAGAGGGAAGCCCTCTTTATTCCTATTATAACTCAATTGTGGTGGTTTTACCTTCCTCAATTTCAACAATTTCAAAGGTTTTATCCTTGAGGTTCGCTGTCAAGCGAGCTGAAATACCTGCGTCTTGATTAAACCAGAGAATGGTCAAATTATGTTCATCTACCATCTGCACAGAAAATTCACCATCAAAGGCTGGACTGGTATTGCGGAACTTGAGGAGTTTAAATAGAGCTTGCACAATAGGGCGCTCTACCTCGCGCTCAATTTCTGCTAATTCGTAGTAGTGACGATTGATATTACGCCCTTCTTTTGTTGACTCCAATAATTCAATATCATT from Streptococcus oriscaviae includes the following:
- the upp gene encoding uracil phosphoribosyltransferase; this translates as MGKFQVISHPLIQHKLSILRRKNTSTKDFRELVNEIAMLMGYEVLRDLPLEDVEIETPITTTVQKQLAGKKLAIVPILRAGIGMVDGLLSLVPAAKVGHIGMYRNEETLQPVEYLVKLPEDIDHRHIFVVDPMLATGGSAVMAIETLKKRGASNIKFVALVAAPEGVKVLQEAHPDIDIYTAALDERLDEKGYIVPGLGDAGDRLFGTK
- a CDS encoding glycoside hydrolase family 13 protein, yielding MVEKTDWWKKSVIYQIYPRSFQDSNGDGIGDIRGIISRLDYLSELGIDAIWLSPVYQSPMDDNGYDISDYQVIAPEFGTMEDMDQLIAEGRKRNIKIVMDLVLNHTSDEHVWFQEALKGEENPYHDYYVWAKEPNSLKSTFSGSAWEYVPHLDKYYLHQFSVKQPDLNWKNPSLKQEIWNMINFWIEKGVGGFRLDMIDLIGKEPEKLITADGPTLHFLIQELNENTFGAYDLVTVGETWSANPEKAQLYSHPDRNELSMIFQFEHVCLDQEEGKEKWDLAPLEPARLHQVLSKWQTELVGKGWNSLFWNNHDLPRAISRFGDDRPEFRELSGKMLAIYLHFMSGTPYIYQGEEIGMINTPIQDIKEADDIETRNMYAERLEAGYSKDEVLVSINAKGRDNARRPMQWDGEKHAGFTTGSPWLNLNPSYEAVNVQTALENKESIFYTYQRLIQLRKTYSCLSQGLYQNLPTGNPSVLAYRKYDEADAFVVIVNFTAQDQPHSADLTGNGELFMSNYQELSNHSNLLRPYEARVYKK